The Rhizobium leguminosarum genome includes a region encoding these proteins:
- a CDS encoding Na(+)/H(+) antiporter subunit B — MNTLIFRTVAPFLTALMLLFSVFVLLRGHNEPGGGFIGGLIAASGLAIYGIARGVGAVRRALFFHPLSIAGFGLLLSTAAGLLSILFAVPFMTGLWIYPTLFGAEVPLSSVLLFDVGVYLVVLGAITSIALALEEKEVE, encoded by the coding sequence GTGAACACCCTCATCTTCCGCACCGTTGCCCCGTTCCTCACCGCACTGATGCTGCTCTTTTCCGTCTTCGTGCTGCTGCGCGGCCATAACGAGCCGGGCGGCGGCTTCATCGGCGGGCTGATCGCCGCCTCGGGACTGGCGATCTACGGCATTGCCCGCGGCGTTGGCGCCGTTCGCCGGGCACTGTTTTTCCATCCGCTGTCGATTGCCGGCTTCGGCCTGCTCCTGTCGACGGCAGCCGGTCTTCTCTCCATCCTGTTTGCCGTTCCCTTCATGACCGGCCTCTGGATCTATCCGACGCTTTTCGGCGCCGAGGTGCCGCTGTCCAGCGTCCTGCTTTTCGATGTCGGCGTCTATCTCGTCGTGCTCGGCGCCATCACCTCGATCGCACTGGCGCTCGAGGAAAAGGAGGTGGAATGA
- a CDS encoding sensor histidine kinase, with translation MSGSIDSLSGGYCVRVLSNIGGWMTALVDRAATSWLSRTGGGEAVRQRELAILRRLVLFSSAALVAAPIGLSAVTSPAVALPAGVAMVCAAFLFSAVGSIALARQGSSAGIATQAAEDFFLAATPGIVFFLDPHGSVATVGGRDRRDFLAWMRDPKGRGFLEQVHVSDRILFLQALDGLRRGEDAQSVDLRLDRPSVSRDQRQFAYLRMDMTARRDADGELAAIIAQLRDVSVEQQLRDEAQNRAADAESANDAKSRFLAAVSHELRTPLNAILGFSDILIGEYFGKFENDRQREYVGLVRESGAHLLSVVNTMLDMSKIEAGRYELILEAFDISSSVKSCESMLALQAKTKGLTLTSRIQRGLGEVVADQRAIQQILINLVGNAIKFTEAGGVVSVDAAARDGILKLTVSDTGIGIPADKLALLGQPFVQIQNDYTRRFEGSGLGLSLVKGLVALHGGYFAIASQPGEGTIITIEIATDGSGAQHAEDAGHGATVEFPPRLKGAVSSGAVLEEGRFDGRAQAKIA, from the coding sequence TTGTCCGGATCGATAGACAGCCTTTCGGGCGGGTATTGCGTGCGTGTATTGAGTAACATTGGCGGCTGGATGACGGCCCTCGTAGACCGGGCAGCGACAAGCTGGCTCTCCCGGACGGGCGGCGGTGAGGCCGTGCGCCAACGCGAGCTCGCGATCCTGCGCCGCCTCGTGCTGTTCTCGTCGGCCGCTCTCGTTGCCGCTCCTATCGGCCTTTCGGCGGTCACCAGTCCGGCCGTGGCGCTGCCGGCAGGTGTCGCCATGGTCTGCGCCGCCTTTCTCTTTTCCGCCGTCGGCAGCATCGCGCTCGCCCGTCAGGGTTCGTCCGCCGGTATCGCCACGCAGGCGGCCGAGGATTTCTTCCTTGCCGCCACCCCGGGCATCGTCTTCTTCCTCGACCCGCATGGCAGTGTGGCGACCGTTGGTGGTCGCGACCGGCGCGATTTCCTTGCCTGGATGCGCGATCCGAAGGGCAGGGGCTTCCTCGAGCAGGTGCATGTCTCCGACCGCATTCTTTTCCTGCAGGCGCTCGATGGCCTGCGCCGGGGCGAGGATGCTCAGAGCGTCGACCTGCGCCTCGACCGGCCTTCGGTCTCGCGCGATCAGCGCCAGTTCGCTTATCTGAGAATGGACATGACGGCCCGGCGCGATGCCGACGGCGAGCTTGCCGCCATCATTGCCCAGCTGCGCGATGTCTCCGTCGAGCAGCAGCTGCGTGACGAAGCCCAGAACCGCGCGGCCGATGCCGAATCCGCAAATGATGCCAAATCGCGCTTCCTCGCCGCCGTCAGCCATGAGCTGCGCACGCCGCTGAACGCCATTCTCGGTTTTTCCGACATCCTGATCGGCGAATATTTCGGCAAGTTTGAAAACGACCGCCAGCGCGAATATGTCGGCCTGGTCCGCGAATCCGGGGCGCATCTGCTGTCCGTCGTCAACACCATGCTCGACATGAGCAAGATCGAAGCCGGCCGTTACGAGCTGATCCTCGAAGCCTTCGACATATCGAGCTCCGTCAAATCCTGCGAATCGATGCTGGCATTGCAGGCGAAGACCAAGGGCCTCACCCTGACCAGCCGTATCCAGCGCGGCCTCGGCGAGGTCGTCGCCGATCAGCGCGCCATCCAGCAGATCCTCATCAACCTCGTCGGCAATGCCATAAAGTTCACCGAGGCCGGCGGCGTCGTCTCGGTCGATGCGGCAGCGCGTGACGGCATCCTCAAGCTGACGGTCAGCGACACCGGCATCGGCATCCCGGCCGACAAGCTGGCATTGCTCGGCCAGCCCTTCGTCCAGATCCAGAACGATTACACCCGCCGGTTCGAAGGCTCCGGCCTCGGTCTCTCCCTGGTCAAGGGGCTAGTGGCGCTGCATGGCGGGTATTTCGCCATCGCCAGCCAGCCGGGCGAAGGCACGATTATCACCATCGAGATTGCGACGGACGGCTCGGGTGCACAGCACGCCGAAGACGCCGGTCATGGCGCGACTGTCGAGTTTCCGCCGCGGCTGAAGGGCGCGGTCAGTAGTGGTGCAGTATTGGAAGAGGGGCGTTTCGATGGCCGCGCGCAAGCGAAAATCGCCTAA
- a CDS encoding MucR family transcriptional regulator: MTDIATGNAPELLVELTADIVAAYVSNHVVPVSDLANLISDVHSALSNTSVPQPAAAIVEKQKPAVSVRKSVQDEQITCLECGGNFKSLKRHLMTHHSLSPEEYREKWDLPTDYPMVAPAYAEARSRLAKEMGLGQRRKRGRG, translated from the coding sequence ATGACGGATATAGCGACCGGCAATGCGCCGGAGCTGCTTGTGGAACTGACGGCCGACATCGTCGCGGCCTATGTCAGCAACCATGTTGTACCGGTCAGCGACCTGGCCAATCTGATTTCCGACGTGCATTCGGCACTGAGCAACACGTCCGTACCGCAGCCTGCTGCGGCGATCGTCGAAAAGCAGAAGCCTGCAGTTTCTGTCCGCAAGTCCGTACAGGACGAGCAGATCACGTGTTTGGAATGCGGCGGCAACTTCAAGTCCCTCAAGCGTCACCTGATGACGCATCACAGCCTCTCGCCGGAAGAATACCGCGAGAAGTGGGACCTGCCGACCGATTACCCGATGGTAGCGCCCGCTTATGCCGAAGCGCGTTCGCGCCTGGCAAAGGAAATGGGTCTCGGGCAGCGCCGCAAGCGCGGCCGCGGCTGA
- a CDS encoding methyl-accepting chemotaxis protein produces MHALKAIDDLAGEPAVEAGGPDREALRHILLRLAEEASTLGIDLVDIAGAIQDMAGMSARHASAFDHVTRTALSIAETNRSVAMSLRETDRTAAEARHMLKESADRLTGSVAEIGHMVQSSNEIGAEIAGFSKSLADVDNIAEEISTIARQTNLLALNAAIEAARAGDAGKGFAVVATEVRALSLQTSKATGSIQQTLDELRVKIDRLSAVGSDARESAAGVRDKSEAMRGAFESMEHVITRILDSSTVMANTTEAVDQQCAGFVEKLGEMSAEVAGSNVRLQQAAKRVDSVVGLSETLIQLTASAGVKTADSRWIEEAQSVARQISGAFERAVAEGQIGLDALFDRRYRPIPGSDPAQMMAAFTELTDRLLPPIQEPVTTLDERIAFCAAIDENGYLPTHNRKFSQAQRPGDSVWNTANCRNRRIFADRVGLAAGRSTAPFLVQTYRRDMGGGNFVMMKDISAPITVRGRHWGGLRLAIKV; encoded by the coding sequence ATGCATGCGCTGAAGGCGATAGACGATCTGGCCGGAGAACCGGCGGTCGAAGCGGGAGGGCCTGATCGCGAGGCGCTGCGCCACATCCTGCTGCGTCTTGCCGAAGAAGCCTCCACCCTTGGCATCGATCTCGTCGATATCGCCGGCGCCATCCAGGACATGGCGGGAATGTCGGCCCGGCATGCCTCCGCCTTCGATCATGTTACCCGCACCGCGCTTTCGATTGCCGAGACCAACCGCTCGGTCGCCATGTCGCTGCGCGAGACCGACCGCACGGCGGCCGAGGCCCGCCACATGCTGAAAGAATCGGCCGACCGTCTGACGGGCTCCGTCGCCGAGATCGGCCACATGGTCCAGTCCTCCAACGAAATCGGCGCTGAGATCGCCGGCTTCTCGAAGTCGCTTGCCGACGTCGATAATATCGCCGAGGAGATCAGCACCATCGCCCGCCAGACCAACCTGCTGGCGCTGAACGCCGCGATCGAGGCGGCGCGCGCCGGCGATGCGGGCAAGGGTTTTGCGGTCGTCGCCACCGAGGTCCGGGCGCTTTCGCTGCAGACCTCGAAGGCGACCGGCTCCATCCAGCAGACGCTGGACGAACTGCGCGTGAAGATCGACCGTCTGTCGGCCGTCGGCAGCGATGCGCGCGAAAGCGCCGCCGGCGTGCGTGACAAGTCGGAGGCGATGCGCGGCGCCTTCGAAAGCATGGAACATGTCATCACCCGCATCCTCGACAGTTCGACTGTCATGGCCAACACCACCGAGGCGGTCGACCAGCAATGCGCCGGCTTCGTCGAGAAACTCGGCGAGATGTCGGCCGAGGTCGCCGGCTCGAATGTCAGGCTGCAGCAGGCGGCAAAACGCGTCGACAGCGTCGTCGGCCTCTCGGAAACCCTGATCCAGCTGACGGCGAGCGCCGGCGTCAAGACCGCCGACAGCCGTTGGATCGAGGAAGCGCAGTCGGTGGCAAGACAGATTTCCGGCGCCTTCGAACGCGCCGTCGCGGAAGGCCAGATCGGGCTCGACGCTCTTTTCGACCGACGGTATAGGCCGATACCGGGCTCTGATCCGGCACAGATGATGGCGGCCTTCACCGAACTCACCGACCGCCTGCTGCCGCCCATCCAGGAACCCGTCACAACCTTGGACGAGCGCATCGCCTTCTGCGCGGCGATCGACGAGAATGGCTATCTGCCAACCCACAACCGAAAATTCTCGCAAGCCCAGCGGCCTGGCGACAGCGTCTGGAACACTGCCAATTGCCGCAACCGCCGCATCTTCGCCGATCGCGTTGGCCTTGCGGCCGGTCGCAGCACCGCGCCCTTCCTCGTCCAGACCTACAGGCGCGACATGGGCGGCGGCAATTTCGTGATGATGAAGGATATCTCCGCTCCGATCACAGTGCGCGGACGGCATTGGGGCGGATTGCGGCTGGCAATCAAGGTCTGA
- a CDS encoding peptidoglycan-binding protein: MAARKRKSPKGKRGRQQPGLLMSGAAALGGLGLQGASVLGGVIGRNPSVAGGTITFAVIFSFVAANALWYQPGLHPHPIFRTRDPQSPTVIGARRPAEEQQGDVTTFRIERPEDTATTNATPAPAAPGQQPSQLVMDIQQQLVRRGLYNGIPDGIIGPRTSAAILFFEETVGMTQTGDPTPEVLVALKTDAAGPSTVPAEKPPEDVSSKAAAEDPVAAAIRSAEKTVKTVPSAAKQVPSSQITNVDLVLKIQKGLSNMAYANVGVDGVAGEQTRAAIRHFQKHYNLPEDGEPNQAVLKKLKEIGAI, from the coding sequence ATGGCCGCGCGCAAGCGAAAATCGCCTAAGGGAAAAAGAGGACGGCAGCAGCCGGGCCTTCTGATGTCAGGCGCTGCCGCCCTCGGCGGTCTCGGCCTGCAAGGCGCATCAGTGCTCGGCGGCGTCATCGGCCGCAATCCGTCGGTCGCCGGCGGCACGATCACCTTCGCCGTCATCTTCTCCTTCGTCGCCGCCAATGCGCTCTGGTATCAGCCGGGCCTGCATCCGCATCCGATTTTCCGCACCCGCGATCCGCAGTCTCCGACCGTGATCGGCGCCCGCCGCCCGGCCGAGGAGCAACAGGGCGACGTCACCACCTTCCGGATCGAACGGCCGGAGGATACCGCCACCACGAACGCGACACCGGCGCCTGCCGCACCCGGCCAGCAGCCGAGCCAGCTCGTCATGGACATCCAGCAGCAGCTGGTGCGCCGCGGCCTCTATAACGGCATACCCGACGGCATCATCGGCCCCCGAACCAGTGCGGCCATTCTTTTCTTCGAGGAGACCGTCGGTATGACCCAGACCGGCGATCCGACGCCGGAGGTGCTGGTGGCGCTGAAGACCGATGCCGCCGGCCCCTCGACCGTGCCCGCCGAAAAGCCGCCCGAGGATGTCAGCTCGAAGGCGGCGGCGGAAGACCCGGTGGCAGCGGCGATCCGCAGCGCCGAGAAGACCGTCAAAACGGTTCCATCGGCGGCAAAGCAGGTTCCATCAAGCCAAATCACCAATGTCGACCTGGTGTTGAAGATCCAGAAGGGTCTTTCCAACATGGCCTATGCCAATGTCGGCGTCGACGGCGTCGCCGGCGAGCAGACCCGCGCGGCCATCCGCCATTTTCAGAAGCACTACAACCTGCCCGAAGACGGCGAGCCGAACCAGGCGGTGCTGAAGAAACTCAAGGAAATCGGCGCGATCTAG
- a CDS encoding DUF5330 domain-containing protein, which yields MWFLIKGSFWFGLVLVLLSVFSTESSDKLAGGPQLQLSDAFTAASGAYDYLTGMCSEKPEVCAKGAETLTALGYRAREGAHVAYELLDSQFKDEAPATARLAEPQMPVALNMPSLTTPAIQEKVREAKAALNQPMPYRPPVEDDASPEAVVTGAIPLPTPKPAT from the coding sequence ATGTGGTTTCTGATCAAAGGATCCTTCTGGTTTGGCCTCGTGCTCGTGCTTCTTTCCGTCTTCAGCACGGAAAGTTCCGACAAGCTCGCCGGCGGTCCGCAATTGCAGCTTTCCGACGCATTCACGGCGGCAAGCGGCGCCTATGACTATCTGACAGGAATGTGCTCGGAAAAGCCCGAGGTCTGCGCCAAGGGCGCCGAGACCTTGACGGCACTCGGTTACCGGGCCCGCGAGGGCGCCCACGTCGCCTACGAACTTCTCGACAGCCAGTTCAAGGATGAGGCGCCGGCAACCGCAAGGCTTGCCGAACCGCAGATGCCGGTGGCGCTCAACATGCCTTCCCTGACCACGCCTGCCATCCAGGAAAAGGTGCGCGAGGCCAAGGCCGCGCTCAACCAGCCGATGCCTTACCGTCCGCCGGTCGAGGATGATGCCTCGCCTGAGGCGGTGGTGACCGGCGCCATTCCGCTGCCGACGCCGAAGCCGGCGACCTGA
- a CDS encoding SufE family protein, whose translation MASLDQIIDDFAFLDDWEDRYRYVIELGKALPDLAEEKRTSENKVMGCASQVWLVSHTAGDPDNPVMSFEGDSDAHIVRGLVAIVLATYSGKTASEIAGLDAFEIFSKIGLVENLSSQRSNGLRSMVNRIREEARVRAAA comes from the coding sequence ATGGCATCCCTCGACCAGATCATCGACGACTTCGCTTTCCTCGACGATTGGGAAGACCGCTACCGCTATGTCATCGAACTCGGCAAGGCGCTGCCCGACTTGGCGGAGGAGAAGCGTACCTCCGAGAATAAGGTGATGGGTTGCGCCAGCCAGGTGTGGCTGGTGAGCCATACGGCAGGCGATCCCGACAATCCCGTCATGAGCTTCGAGGGTGATTCCGACGCCCATATCGTGCGCGGCCTCGTCGCCATCGTGCTTGCCACCTATTCCGGCAAGACGGCCTCCGAGATCGCCGGGCTCGATGCCTTCGAGATATTCTCGAAGATCGGCCTGGTGGAGAACCTGTCATCGCAGCGTTCGAACGGACTGCGGTCGATGGTGAACAGGATCCGCGAAGAGGCAAGGGTCCGCGCTGCGGCTTGA
- a CDS encoding DUF1491 family protein — protein MRLRADIFVSALLRRVFASGDFAAVEKKGAEEAGAIFIRQHFRNGLETLYAPAPQTAFGEGQAGDRLFEIRLSRGEPEAVRAMLERERKFDPDLWIVELEAEELGDMIPIAKDG, from the coding sequence ATGAGATTACGCGCCGACATCTTCGTTTCCGCCCTCCTGCGCCGCGTCTTCGCCAGCGGCGACTTTGCCGCCGTCGAGAAGAAGGGTGCGGAGGAAGCGGGTGCGATCTTCATCCGCCAGCATTTCCGCAACGGCCTGGAAACGCTCTATGCGCCGGCGCCGCAGACCGCCTTCGGCGAAGGCCAGGCCGGCGACCGGCTGTTCGAGATCCGCCTGTCGCGCGGCGAACCGGAAGCGGTGCGCGCGATGCTGGAGCGCGAACGCAAATTCGATCCCGATCTCTGGATCGTTGAGCTGGAGGCGGAGGAACTGGGGGACATGATCCCGATTGCCAAGGACGGCTGA
- a CDS encoding DUF2336 domain-containing protein yields MRDRFRDLEGPLAVRKKDVVLMATVSSFENLSHPTRSELRQFAELFMPLFQASSDEAKRQAVAALSQCENMPAAVALFIGNQPIEIAAPFLAASKAIADDTLITIARMQGATHVKAIVSRDSLSPKVIDALVALRQSQPRSAAASAPVMESPAVPLSPAPAETNEADALEEQRVANEEALRERILGLAGHLGRADEDRLGLRTLTDIQEALLVRFARSREATHFATALADTLSASRWLAERIMLDLSGQQLATTLTSLGMGFLDAVFVLERLYPHLAEQQHNVTRGWMVLDALDPEECHERVEAWRRADRYTYKPETVDMPAPAATPDYRFIRQAPPQRDMRVMGRRSR; encoded by the coding sequence GTGCGTGACCGGTTTCGAGACCTAGAAGGCCCCTTGGCCGTCAGGAAAAAGGACGTGGTATTGATGGCGACTGTCAGCAGTTTCGAGAACCTGTCTCATCCGACACGGTCCGAACTGCGCCAATTCGCCGAACTTTTCATGCCGCTGTTCCAGGCCTCCTCCGACGAGGCCAAGCGCCAGGCGGTCGCGGCGTTATCCCAATGCGAGAACATGCCGGCCGCCGTGGCGCTGTTCATCGGCAACCAGCCGATCGAGATCGCAGCCCCTTTTCTTGCCGCCTCAAAGGCAATCGCCGACGATACGCTGATCACCATCGCGCGCATGCAGGGTGCAACGCATGTCAAGGCGATCGTCAGCCGCGATTCACTCTCGCCGAAGGTCATCGATGCTTTGGTGGCGCTGCGCCAGAGCCAGCCGCGGTCGGCGGCCGCATCGGCGCCGGTCATGGAATCGCCGGCGGTTCCACTTTCGCCGGCGCCGGCCGAGACCAACGAGGCAGATGCGCTGGAGGAACAGCGGGTTGCCAATGAAGAGGCATTGCGCGAGCGTATCCTCGGCCTTGCCGGCCATCTCGGCCGTGCCGACGAGGACAGGCTCGGTCTGCGCACGCTCACCGACATTCAGGAGGCGCTGCTGGTGCGCTTCGCCCGCTCGCGTGAGGCCACGCATTTCGCGACCGCACTTGCCGATACGCTTTCCGCCAGCCGCTGGCTTGCCGAGCGCATCATGCTCGATCTTTCCGGCCAGCAGCTCGCCACGACGCTGACGAGCCTCGGCATGGGCTTTCTCGATGCTGTCTTCGTGCTCGAAAGGCTCTATCCGCACCTTGCCGAACAGCAGCACAACGTCACTCGCGGCTGGATGGTGCTCGATGCGCTCGACCCGGAAGAATGCCACGAACGCGTCGAAGCCTGGCGGCGCGCCGACCGCTACACCTACAAGCCGGAAACCGTAGATATGCCCGCGCCGGCGGCAACGCCCGACTATCGCTTCATCCGTCAGGCGCCGCCGCAGCGCGACATGCGCGTCATGGGACGGCGGTCTCGCTGA
- the mnhG gene encoding monovalent cation/H(+) antiporter subunit G, protein MIDYIVAAVTALLLIAGAFFALAAAIGLVRLPDLYTRMHSASKAGTVGSGLLLLAAGLYSEDPAILARAIAGFVFFLLTAPVSAHLLARAAHRSGYDLGALSVRDDIRDR, encoded by the coding sequence ATGATCGATTATATCGTGGCTGCCGTCACCGCCCTGCTGCTGATTGCCGGTGCTTTCTTTGCGCTTGCGGCGGCGATCGGCCTGGTCAGGCTGCCCGATCTCTATACGCGCATGCATTCGGCCTCGAAGGCGGGGACTGTCGGCTCCGGGCTGCTGCTCCTTGCCGCCGGCCTCTATTCAGAGGACCCGGCGATTCTCGCCCGCGCCATTGCCGGTTTCGTCTTCTTCCTGCTGACGGCGCCGGTGTCTGCCCATCTGCTTGCCAGAGCTGCCCATCGTTCGGGATATGATCTCGGTGCACTCTCGGTCCGTGACGATATCAGGGATCGTTGA
- a CDS encoding Na+/H+ antiporter subunit E encodes MIFFLFNLLLAIAWVAVTGSASLHNLVLGLLLGALALVIIRESFGGKGHIPRVLPVLSLAALFLKELSLSAWKVTVTVLSPDMKLKPGIFAFPLTVTSDFEITLLANLITLTPGTLSVDVSPDRRTLYVHALDCSDPETTKRDIANGFERKIMEAFR; translated from the coding sequence GTGATCTTCTTCCTCTTCAACCTGTTGCTTGCCATTGCCTGGGTCGCTGTTACCGGCAGCGCCTCGCTGCACAATCTCGTCCTCGGCTTGCTGCTCGGGGCCTTGGCGCTGGTCATCATCCGCGAGTCATTCGGCGGCAAGGGGCATATCCCCCGCGTCCTCCCGGTGCTCTCGCTCGCCGCTCTGTTCCTGAAGGAATTGTCGCTGTCGGCCTGGAAGGTCACGGTCACCGTCCTCTCGCCCGATATGAAGCTGAAGCCCGGCATCTTCGCCTTCCCGCTGACGGTGACAAGCGATTTCGAGATCACTTTGCTCGCAAACCTCATCACGCTGACACCCGGCACGCTTTCGGTCGACGTCTCGCCCGATCGCCGCACGCTCTATGTGCACGCGCTCGATTGTTCCGATCCCGAGACGACCAAGCGTGATATCGCCAACGGTTTCGAACGCAAGATCATGGAGGCCTTCCGGTGA
- a CDS encoding cation:proton antiporter: protein MITPAAIVAVASSAALVILGLALILTVWRVVAGPTLPDRILALDMLTGIAIGFIAVIAVKTGFSLYIDIAISLGLVGFLATVAFARFVLSRGNIKSKPPATAANGNTQKRRAGGKKR, encoded by the coding sequence GTGATTACGCCTGCTGCCATCGTCGCGGTCGCATCCTCGGCCGCACTCGTCATCCTCGGCCTGGCGCTGATTCTGACCGTCTGGCGCGTCGTTGCCGGCCCGACATTGCCGGACCGCATCCTCGCCCTCGACATGCTGACCGGCATCGCCATCGGCTTCATCGCCGTCATCGCGGTCAAGACCGGTTTTTCGCTTTATATCGATATCGCCATTTCGCTCGGCCTCGTCGGTTTCCTGGCGACCGTCGCCTTCGCCCGATTCGTGCTGTCGCGCGGCAACATCAAATCGAAGCCGCCCGCCACTGCGGCAAACGGCAATACGCAGAAGCGCCGGGCAGGGGGGAAGAAGCGATGA
- a CDS encoding Na+/H+ antiporter subunit C, translating into MMEPLLAILVGLFFAAAIYLMLSKFSIRIMLGIAILGNAVNLLLFTGGRLTREVPPIIPVGLDSLPADTANPLPQALILTAIVISFSFLAFLLVLTYRAYQDLGTDDTSDMRAAEPDDRPLPPLGY; encoded by the coding sequence ATGATGGAGCCGCTTCTCGCGATCCTCGTCGGCCTGTTCTTTGCCGCCGCCATCTATCTGATGCTGTCGAAATTCTCGATCCGTATCATGCTCGGCATCGCCATCCTCGGCAACGCCGTCAATCTGCTGCTCTTTACCGGCGGCCGGCTGACGCGCGAAGTGCCGCCGATCATCCCGGTGGGTCTCGACAGCTTGCCCGCAGACACGGCCAACCCGCTGCCGCAGGCGCTCATCCTGACGGCGATCGTCATCTCCTTCTCCTTTCTCGCCTTCCTGCTGGTGCTGACCTACCGCGCCTATCAGGACCTCGGCACCGACGACACCAGCGACATGCGCGCCGCCGAGCCCGACGACCGGCCGCTGCCACCATTGGGGTATTGA
- a CDS encoding Na+/H+ antiporter subunit D, translating to MAAPTATVDLSAALITAPVPIGHWLAILPVAHCITLGAVLLMLRAYPRLQAWLAIPGLAALALIDAALLAKVAADGPLTMVMGRWLPPFGIAFTVDLLGALMAFTAALAALAGGIYALADIGESGRRYGFFPLLMLLMAGVTGAFLTGDIFNLYVWFEVLLISSFGLIILGSEREQIDGALKYAVLNLIATTLFLVGVGILYAAFGTLNMADIAAKAGDLRGTAPLMTLASLFLLAFGMKAAAFPVNFWLPAAYHTPRIVVSALFAGLLTKVGIYALIRVMVMLLPMERQELSLVIALAAAATIVVGALGALAENDIRRLFGYVVISGIGNMLAGVALGGLGGISGAVFYALHSMVLMTALYLAAGEIARRGGGFSLSALGGLYRQSGGFTALSLALFLAACGLPPFSGFWPKVILVKASLDLGVWWLAASILLGGFLTTIAFGRLFLLAYWRPAPIAPTPIALRPPGARWRTDLPLAALTALVVGFGILPEQLLALSQSAAAGLADPRAYLHSVFPEGRAP from the coding sequence ATGGCCGCCCCCACCGCCACCGTCGATCTCTCCGCCGCCCTGATCACCGCTCCGGTGCCGATCGGTCATTGGCTTGCCATCCTGCCGGTCGCCCATTGCATCACGCTCGGCGCCGTCCTGCTGATGCTGCGCGCCTATCCCCGCCTGCAGGCCTGGCTTGCTATTCCGGGTCTTGCGGCGCTGGCGCTGATCGATGCCGCCCTGCTTGCCAAGGTCGCGGCCGACGGGCCGCTGACCATGGTCATGGGCCGCTGGCTGCCGCCTTTCGGCATCGCCTTCACCGTCGATCTCCTCGGTGCGCTGATGGCCTTCACCGCAGCCCTTGCCGCGCTCGCCGGCGGCATCTATGCGCTGGCCGATATCGGCGAAAGCGGCCGGCGATACGGTTTCTTTCCGCTGCTCATGCTGCTGATGGCCGGCGTCACCGGCGCCTTTCTCACCGGCGATATCTTCAATCTTTATGTCTGGTTCGAGGTGCTGCTGATCTCCTCTTTCGGGCTGATCATCCTTGGTTCCGAACGTGAGCAGATCGACGGCGCACTGAAATATGCGGTGCTCAATCTCATCGCCACAACCCTGTTCCTGGTCGGCGTCGGCATCCTCTACGCCGCCTTCGGCACGCTCAATATGGCCGATATCGCTGCCAAAGCTGGGGATTTGCGCGGCACGGCGCCGCTGATGACGCTGGCAAGTCTCTTCCTGCTTGCCTTCGGCATGAAGGCGGCAGCCTTCCCCGTCAATTTCTGGTTGCCCGCCGCCTACCATACGCCGCGCATCGTGGTCTCCGCGCTATTTGCCGGCCTGCTCACCAAGGTCGGCATCTACGCGCTGATCCGGGTGATGGTCATGCTGTTGCCGATGGAGCGCCAGGAATTGAGCCTGGTGATCGCGCTCGCCGCCGCCGCGACCATTGTCGTCGGCGCTCTCGGCGCGCTTGCCGAAAACGATATCCGCAGGCTGTTCGGCTATGTCGTCATATCGGGCATCGGCAACATGCTGGCGGGCGTCGCACTCGGCGGCCTTGGCGGCATCAGCGGTGCGGTCTTCTATGCGCTCCATTCCATGGTGCTGATGACGGCGCTTTATCTTGCCGCCGGCGAGATCGCCCGGCGCGGCGGCGGCTTTTCGCTGTCGGCCCTCGGCGGGCTCTACAGGCAGAGCGGCGGCTTCACCGCGCTCTCCCTCGCGCTCTTCCTTGCCGCCTGCGGCCTGCCGCCCTTTTCCGGCTTCTGGCCGAAGGTCATTCTCGTCAAGGCCTCGCTCGATCTCGGTGTCTGGTGGCTGGCGGCCTCGATCCTCCTCGGCGGTTTTCTGACGACGATCGCCTTCGGCCGTCTCTTCCTGCTCGCCTATTGGCGCCCGGCGCCGATAGCCCCGACGCCGATAGCCCTGAGACCGCCCGGGGCCAGGTGGCGCACTGACCTGCCGCTCGCGGCACTGACAGCGCTGGTCGTCGGTTTTGGCATCCTGCCGGAACAGTTGCTGGCGCTGTCGCAATCGGCCGCTGCCGGCCTGGCCGATCCCCGGGCCTATCTTCATTCGGTCTTCCCGGAAGGGCGCGCGCCGTGA